The Planctomycetia bacterium genome includes a window with the following:
- a CDS encoding glycosyltransferase gives MSLHVCHLAKYYPPAAGGIETHVQSLARGQCELGLRVTVLVVNHRDADGNEIFDRPWTATPAIEDEDRGVLVLRAPRTCAISKWDFSPKLSRRIRQLQSGQNRVDLLHLHTPNATMTLALWAAGLKVPLVITHHSDVIKQRFLAKGLALFERRLLGKAAKILTDSPPYAAGSAQLQPFLDKVEPLPLGIDPDPFLSPSEDACKFRDELRRRYPGPLWLSVGRLVYYKGLATAISALTEMRGTLLIIGEGPLRQELQSHATKMGLADRVVWLGKSTADELVGAYQAATALLFPSNARSEGFGLVQVEAMASGCPVINTAIPNSGVAWVSPHDETGLTIAMNSPAELAQAANRLERNSDLRNRLSRAGVDRARSLFHYRTMARKSLDLYRKVMDRPSSVRSAESSTDSSTSHDSSSLLNS, from the coding sequence ATGAGCTTGCACGTTTGCCATCTCGCGAAATACTACCCGCCTGCGGCAGGCGGAATCGAAACGCACGTTCAATCGCTCGCTCGAGGCCAATGTGAGCTCGGTCTTCGCGTAACGGTGTTAGTCGTCAATCACCGAGATGCCGACGGGAATGAGATTTTCGATCGACCTTGGACGGCTACGCCGGCGATCGAGGATGAGGATCGTGGAGTTCTCGTGCTTCGCGCCCCGCGAACATGTGCGATTTCAAAATGGGACTTTTCTCCCAAACTGTCACGCCGAATTCGGCAACTTCAGTCAGGTCAGAATCGGGTCGATTTGCTTCACCTGCATACCCCGAACGCCACCATGACGTTAGCACTTTGGGCAGCAGGCCTGAAAGTACCTTTGGTAATCACGCATCACAGCGACGTCATCAAGCAACGCTTTCTGGCAAAGGGCTTGGCGCTATTCGAACGACGATTACTCGGCAAAGCGGCAAAGATCCTGACGGATAGTCCTCCCTATGCTGCCGGCTCCGCGCAACTACAACCCTTTCTCGATAAAGTCGAGCCGCTCCCGTTAGGAATCGATCCTGATCCGTTTTTATCTCCTTCCGAGGACGCTTGTAAGTTCCGCGATGAGCTGCGTCGCCGATATCCCGGCCCTCTCTGGCTTTCGGTCGGACGATTGGTCTACTACAAGGGGCTCGCAACAGCCATTAGCGCACTCACTGAAATGCGCGGCACTTTGCTGATTATCGGAGAAGGCCCACTGCGGCAAGAACTTCAATCACACGCTACGAAAATGGGGTTAGCCGATCGTGTCGTATGGCTTGGTAAAAGTACGGCGGATGAACTTGTGGGTGCATATCAGGCTGCCACTGCGCTTCTATTCCCTAGCAACGCGCGCAGCGAAGGATTCGGTCTCGTTCAGGTAGAAGCGATGGCCTCCGGCTGTCCGGTCATCAATACGGCCATTCCAAATTCCGGCGTTGCTTGGGTCAGCCCGCACGATGAAACAGGATTGACCATAGCCATGAATTCGCCTGCTGAGTTGGCTCAAGCTGCGAATCGACTCGAACGCAACTCCGATCTTAGAAACCGGCTCTCAAGAGCCGGGGTCGATCGCGCTCGATCGTTATTTCACTACCGAACGATGGCACGAAAAAGCCTCGATCTCTACCGTAAGGTCATGGATAGACCATCATCCGTAAGATCCGCTGAATCATCGACGGATTCATCTACGTCCCACGATTCTTCGAGCTTACTGAACTCTTGA
- a CDS encoding glycosyltransferase family 4 protein, whose protein sequence is MHLNAGNLFGGIETYLLTLARFAGMAPGMEPHFGICFPGRFRSEMIATGLPTYDLGPVRISRPWTVIRARRRLAGIIKRIQPHVIIVHGLWLQLIFGPVAKRFKIPLVSAFHGPFSNASLLNRWALKTLPDLILANSKYTASTLSGSITEVPCFVCNYPVSAYVGSIKDKHSVRQELKTSEDSLVVIQVSRLERWKGQHVLIEALSTLHDMKMWECWIVGGPQRPSEEVYYQELKDLAAAGEHASRIKFLGQRSDIGDLMRAADVFCQPNVAPEPFGIVFVEALYAGLPVVTSNFGGGAEIVSPECGILTTPANVDELRQALIKLMTDSTLRKDLAATGPSRAAQLCDPETQIHALYNALSQIDVKRK, encoded by the coding sequence TTGCATCTCAACGCCGGCAATCTGTTCGGCGGGATCGAAACTTATTTACTTACTCTCGCTCGCTTCGCCGGCATGGCACCTGGCATGGAGCCGCATTTCGGGATTTGTTTTCCGGGACGATTCCGAAGCGAAATGATTGCAACCGGCTTACCCACGTATGACCTCGGCCCGGTTAGAATCAGTCGGCCATGGACCGTAATTCGAGCGCGAAGACGCCTAGCCGGAATAATAAAGAGGATCCAACCTCATGTGATCATTGTCCATGGACTCTGGTTGCAACTTATTTTCGGGCCGGTCGCAAAAAGATTCAAAATCCCCCTAGTTTCAGCTTTTCACGGACCATTCTCAAATGCTTCATTGTTGAATCGGTGGGCCTTGAAAACCTTGCCCGACTTAATTCTGGCAAATAGCAAATATACAGCTTCCACTCTCAGTGGCTCGATCACGGAAGTTCCTTGCTTTGTCTGCAACTACCCTGTTTCTGCATACGTTGGTTCTATCAAGGACAAACACAGCGTTAGGCAAGAACTGAAGACATCGGAAGACTCCTTAGTGGTCATCCAAGTCAGCCGACTGGAACGCTGGAAAGGTCAACACGTTCTTATTGAAGCACTGTCGACACTTCACGACATGAAGATGTGGGAATGCTGGATTGTCGGCGGCCCTCAGAGACCGTCGGAAGAAGTCTATTATCAGGAACTTAAAGACCTTGCGGCGGCCGGCGAACACGCCTCACGAATCAAGTTCCTGGGACAACGTTCCGACATCGGCGATCTGATGCGCGCGGCCGATGTTTTCTGCCAGCCGAACGTCGCGCCCGAACCTTTCGGAATCGTCTTCGTCGAGGCGCTTTATGCCGGCTTACCGGTCGTCACCTCGAACTTCGGCGGCGGTGCGGAAATCGTTTCTCCGGAGTGCGGAATTCTCACCACACCGGCAAACGTCGACGAACTCCGTCAGGCCTTGATAAAATTGATGACGGATTCGACTTTGCGTAAAGATCTTGCGGCAACCGGCCCGTCGCGCGCGGCTCAACTTTGCGATCCCGAAACACAGATTCACGCGTTGTATAACGCATTATCTCAAATCGACGTGAAACGGAAATGA